The Polyangium aurulentum genomic interval GCCTCGTGCACGAGCTGGTCCTCGCGGGCAGCCTCGCGAGGGCGGTGGAGCTCGCGGACGAGGCGCTCGGGCGCTTTGGCAGAGGGGTGGGAATCGAGGCCCACGAGCTTGCGCGCATCGCGATCGGCAAGGGCTGGGCGCTCGAGCACCTCGGGCGCTACGCGGAGGCGCGCGAGTCGTTTGTCGAAGCTGAACGATTGCTCGATGAAGAGGGGAGCCTGCTCGCGCTCATGGCGCTGACGGGCGAGATGGGGGCGCGGGGGCACCTCGGCGATTACGGCGACTGCGCGGAGCGACTCCGGCGGACCCTCGCCCTCTGCGACGGGACGCCCGCGAGCCAGGAGTGGGGGCGCGCCCTCTCGTCGGCGCACCGCGTCCTCGCGAACAGCGAGGTGCTCTTCGGCCGCTTCGAGGAGAGCGAACGGCAATACCGGCGCGCGCACGAGCTCGCCCTCGCGGCGAATGCGCCGGTCGAGGCGGTGGATGCGCTGAACGGCCTCGCGGCATTGCACTATTTCGGAGGCCGGCTCGATCGGGCCGAGGATACGTGGCGGCAGGCGCTCGCGCAGGCCGAGCGCTGGGATCTCGTCCAGCACCGCTCGGTGCTGCTCAGCAACGTGGGCGAGCTCGAGCTCGCGCGTGGGGACGCGCGCGCGGCGCGGGAGACGCTCGGGCGCGCCGAGGCCTTGCACGTGCGCCTCGGATCGGAGCGGGGCCTCGGCGAGACGCAGCGCGCGCTGGCCGAATGCCACCTCGTGCTCGGGGCGCTCGACGAGGCGCGCTCCCACGCCGAGCGGGGCCTCGCGCTCGCGGAGAAGCTCCGATCGCCGTACATGCGCGGGACCGCGCACCGCACGCTGGCCAGGGTGATGCACGCGCAATGCGGTGGGGCGGACGAGGAAGCCCGCGCGGCCGTTGCGCGGCACCTCGACGCGGGGATTGCTGCATTCGAGGCGGCGGGGATGGACAAGCTCGCGGCCGAGACCCGCGAGCTGTTCACGACGCTGCTCGGCGCGGCGACCCCCTCCTGAGAGGGTGTTCCCCAGGCTGCTGCGCGTTGGTCGACGTTCGGGGGCTTCGCTCCGCGAGCGGAGCTGCGCCCCCAAACCCCCGCGTCGGTCGGCCTCGCTCGACGTACGATGTACGCCTCGCTCGGCCTCCCTAGCCTCGAGCCGCTCGCGACGCCTGTGGAACACCCTCTGAGAGCCGCCGCGCGAGAATCGCGCGAGCTAGAAGGCCATGTCGCCCTGCGGCGTCGCGACCGCCATCAGCGGGTGGTCCATGATCACGGGGCCTTCGACCTCGTCGACGTGGTTCGTCGAGAGATCGATGTCCGGCATGTTCTGCAGAATGATGCCGTTCTCCGTGAGCATGTTCTCCCGCACGACGCTCTCTGCCGAGGCGGCGTCGAGGACGATGCCGGCGCGCGCGTTGCGCTCGATGTCGTTTCCCGTGATCTCGACGCGTGCGTCCTTGAACACCCCGATGCCGTCGCCGAGGGACACCGCGATGCCGGCCTCGTTCATCCACGTGTCCCCGAGCGTGCCCGAGATGTTGTTCTTCTGGAGGATGATCGCCCGGCTGCCGCTCGTGACGCCGATGCCCACGAAATGGTTCTCGCCGAGCGTGTTGCCCTCGATCCGGATGCCTCCCGAATCGGCGCCGGCCCCGCCCTGCAGCCAGATGCCGGCACCGAATGCGGTATTGTCGCCATTGCCCACGAGGTTGTTCTGCAGGATGATCCCTCGCGTATTGCCTGCGAAGACGACGCCCGTGCGGTCGTTGCCGCTGATCGTGTTGCCCTCGATCTGCGCGTCGGCGGTGCCCATCGACACGCCGCCCTCGACGAGCTCGGCCACGACGATGCCCTCGGCCCGGCTCGAGCCGCCCGTGCCGATCGTGTCCATCACCTCGCTCTGCAAGATGATCGCCTTCGAGCTCAGCACCGCGATCCCTGCTTGCTGGTTACGCGCGACCAGCGTCTTTTCGATCGTCACCGGGCCCGATGCGCGCTCGAGCACGATGCCGCCCTGGCCCTTGCCGTCCAGGATCTCGCTCTGCAAGATGATGCCCTTCGCGCCGCGCACGACCACGCCCCCGAGCGCCGAGCCCGAGATCGCATTGTTTTGCAGGATGATGCTGGCGTCGTCGGTCGCGAGCAGGCCGAATCCCTCCTCGCCATTGGCGACGGCGCCCTCGATGATCGAGCTCTCGACGCGCGCCTCGCCGCCCGACACCACGATGCCCGCGCCCAGGGGTTTTTCGATGTGTAACCCGCGCAAGACCACGCCGTTCGCGCCCTTGATCTCGATCGCGCGCGGCTCGGTCGATTGCAGGATGATGTTCGCCGTGCTGCTCGGACAGCTCGCCTCGGTGCCGAGCACCTGGACGGGTTTGTCGATGCGCAGGTTTTCCTTGTAGGTCCCGGGCATGACCAGGACCGCGCCGCCCGCGGGCGCCGCGTCGATGCCCTGCTGGATGCTCGCGAACGGGCGCTGCTCGGATCCGTCGCCCGTCGCCGACCCCGAGGTCGCGGACACGTGAACGATCCCCTTCGCGTCCTCGGGCCCCGTCGGATAGCCGACGCTCGTGCAGGAAGGATCGAACGGCTCGTCGACGCTGCACGCTGACAGAGCCAGGCCCAGGCCGCCGACGATGAACAAAGAACGTGCAATGGTCATGATCGTCTCCGCTCCTCTCGTCAATTCGACAGGGACAGGTCTTCCTTGGGGACGTCGAGGCTCTTGTTGAAGATCGACACGTACTGGAAGCCACCGGCCGGGTTCTGGCTGAAGTCGTTGTCGGTGAACTCGACGTTGGTGGTGCTCTGGAGGATGATCGCCTTGTCCCCGTTCGCCGCGAACGTGTTGCCCTTGATCACGCTGCTCGCATCGGGCTCGTCGAGGAGGATTCCCCGCTGGGCGCTGCTGCTGATCGTGTTGCCCTCGATGCGCACGAAGCCGCCCTTGAGCACGCCGACCCCCTCGCCGATCGGGACCGTCACGCTGCTGTCCGTCCAATCGCCCAGCGCCGTGTCGCTGATGGCATTGCTCTGCAGGATGATCGCCTTGCTGCCGGATACGCCGACGCCGAGGAAACGATTCCCGGAGATGGTGTTTTCTTTCAGCTCGATCGGCTGCTCGTTTCCTGCGCCCGCTTGAAGCCAGACGCCCGCGCCGAGCGTGGCGTGGTCTGCGTTCTGGCGGATGTGGTTCTGCAGGATGATACCCTTCGTGTTGCCCGAAAAGAGGATGCCAGTGCGGTCGTTGCCCTCGATCGTATTCGCTTCGATCGTCGCCTCGGCGGGGCCGAGTGACGCGCCGTCCTCTTCGAGCTCCGCCACGAAGATCCCGTCGGCGCTGCTCCCCGTGCCGTCGCCGATCGTGTTCATCACCTCGCTCTGGAGGATGATCGCCCGCGAGCTCAGCACCGCAATCCCGGCGCTCGCATTCTCGCGCACGTGGCTCGCCTCGACGCGGACCTCGCCCGTGGCGCGCTCGATGCGGATCCCGGCCGCGCCCTTGCTCTCGCGCACCGTGGTGTCCGTGATGCGCCCTTTCGCCCCGTCGATGAGCACGCCCACGCCCGCGGCGCCCGAGATGTCGCCGCGCTGGAGGATGATCGACGCGTCGTTCGTCGCCACGACGCCATGGCCTTCTTTCCCGGCGTCTGCCATCGCGCCCTCGATCCACGAGCCCTCGAGCGTCGCCTCGGCGCCCGCGTCGACGCGCAGGCCCGCGCCCACGGGGCTCTTCACGTGGAATCCCCGCAGGACCACCCCGATTGCGCCATTGACGAGGATCGCGTTCGGGGCCGGCGCTTGCAGGATGATGCCCGCCTGCTCGGCCGGCGTCGACGCCTCGATGCCGAGGACGGCGACCGGCTTGTGGATCTCGAGATTCTCGGCGTACTCGCCGGCGGCGACCAGCACGGCGCCCCCTTCGAGCACCCTGTCGATGGCCTCCTGAATCCGCGAGAAAGGCCGCTCGCGCGAGCCATCCCCCGACACGCTCCCGCAGGCGCTCACGTAAACGACCTCCGAAAGTCCCTCCGGGGCGGAAGGATAGGCGACGTTCGTGCACTCCGCGAATGGGTTCTCGCCACCGGATCCATCATTGGTTGAACCGTCATCGCCGCAAGCCGCCAGAAAGCCGAGCAGCGCCACACCCGTGAGCCATCGTGCGTTCGTCATAACGAGCACCTCCCGAGGATCAAGCCTGAAGAAAGAAGAGCTTCCGACTATATCGCTCCTCGCTCTTCGCCACAAGGTGGCGTTGCGATTGCCGTCGTCGAGATCCTGCCTCTTCGATTATGGCCATCCGTCCGCGCGGGGGCGCCCGGCGCGCCGTCCCCTGGGCGGTGAGAGGTTCCTTCCAAGCGATCGAGCCTCGTGATAGGACGGAAAGTGATGCAATTTCCTCGACTACGCTTCCTCGCTGAGCAATCCAACCTGCTACTCTCCGCAGCGCTGCTCGCTGCCTGCTCGAGCGACGCGAGTCCCCCGCCGGCCCAGCGCCATGCCTCCGAGCACGGGGCTTCTGCCGCGAAGGTCTCCCCCGCCGTGGATCTCGACGCGAGCCTCCGCGCGTCGCGCGCCAGATTTCGGGCCGAGAACGGTCGATGGATGGGCGCCGGGCCCGGTCACGAGATCGCGGCGACGGTCTATGGCTTCGACATTGCGCCCGTCGCGCCGCCCACATCGAAGGATGCGGCGCCGCGGGGAGGCGCGCCGCTGCACTTCAAGAAGGCGCGCGTCACGCGGGGCGGCGTCGAGCTCGGGCGCGCGGCGAGCGGCGGGCGCGTCGAAAACGACGGTCACCTCGTTTTGGCGCGCGGGGACGTGGAAGAGCACCTCGAGAATCGAGAAGGGGGCGTCGAGCTATCGTATTCGTTCGCACGCGCGCCCGAGGGCGAGGGGGATCTCACGGTCACGCTCGACGTCTCGGGCGAGAAATTCGTGGGCGAGACGCGCGACGGCCATCATTTCATGGATCCGGCGAGCGGGCTCGGCCTGCGGTTTGGCCGAGCGACATGGATCGACGCGGCAGGGAGGAGGTCCCGCGTCGAGGTGCGCGGCGAGGAGGGCCGCCTCGTGATGCGCGTGCCGGAGCGCGTGCTCGCGTCGTCGGCGTATCCGGCGGTGCTCGATCCGCTCGTGTCGCCGGAGATCGGCGTCGACGAGCCCATCGCGGGTCTGCCGGCGGGACGGCGGCGCTTCCGGCCGGCGGTCGCGTGGAATGGCACCCATTACCTCGTCGCCTGGGAGGAGGATCGCTTTCTCGATCCGATCGAGGACAACAGGATCTACGCGGCGCGCATCGCCGCGGACGGCACCGTGCTCGACGCGACGGGCTTCCCCGTGGTCGAGGGGGCCGACTCGATCAAGCCTGCGCTCGCGAGCGACGGGACAGGGTTTTTCCTAACGTACCAGACGGGCTCCGTGTATTCGATCTACAACAAGGGCGTGTACGGCCAGCGCCTCGACGGCAGCGGCAAGCCCGTGGGCGGGCCGATCACGCTGTCGGCGTCGACCGACATCGTGCGGAAGACACGGCTCGCTTTCGACGGCGCCAACTACGTCGCTGCCTGGATCGACAAGGGGACAGGTTATTACGGCCGCGTCTCGCCGGCCGGAATGGCCCTCGATCCTGGCGGGATCTCGCTCGGGCCGAGCGGGACCCTCGATGTCGCGTCCGACGGCGCGGGCTCGCTCCTCGTGCGGGGGGTGAGCGGAGTGATGTATGCCCATCGCGTCAATGCCCAGGGGGCTCTCCTCGATCCGGCGGGCATCGCGCTGATGACGCCCTCGCCCACGCTGTACGCGTCCGATCCGGTGCCCGTCTGGGCGGGAAACGATTATTTCATTGCGTACGGTGAATACGACGACGACACGTACGCCACCTCCGTCAAGGGGATGCGCTTCGACGCGAAGACCGGCACGGTGCTGGATCCGAGCGGGATCTTCATCAAGACCACGTACGACAACACGGAGCTCGACGCGACGTTCGACGGCACGAACGTCCTCGTGACCTGGTGTGATTACATTCAGGACTACGTCGCCTACCCTCTGGAACGCGCGCGCGTGTCGCCGCAGGGCACGGTGCTCGATGCGGGCGTCGTGTACACGAACCTCGGGGCGGACGGGCAGGGCGCCTCGAATGGCGCGCATTTGCTCGTCGTGTGGATGAACGCGTACTTCGATGGATTCTTCCCGGGTGGTTACTCGATCATGGCGCAGCGCTTCGCCCCGACCGGCGCGGCGCTCGACGCCTCGCCGATCCTGGTCTCGGGGGGCGCGAACGAGCAGCGGGCGCCGTCGGCGGCCTTCGACGGGCAGAACTTCGTCGTGAGCTGGGCGGACGCGCGTGATTTCATGCTGAAGCAGGGCGCGAACCTGTACACCGCGAGGGTCTCGACGTCGGGCGTCTCCCTCGACCCGAATGCGATCTCCGTGGAGCACGCGGGCGGCGACGTGGTCCATACGAGCACCGTGTTCAACGGAACGAACATGGTCCTCGGTTTCGCGGACTGCGTCGACGGCTACGACTATTACTCCTGCACGGTCGGCGCCAGCAGAATGGACGGGCAGGGCGCGATGCTCGACCCCGTCTCCATCGGCATGTCGGCGTTCGGCGATCAGAGCTCGCGCGTCGCGCTCTCCGTCGGCACAGGCTCGACGCTCTTCGTGGCGAACGGGTACGACCAGGGTAGCGGGGGCGATGCGCTCTTCACGCAGACGCTCGACGCTCTCGGCCAGCTCTCCAACGGGAGCATGATCGCATCGGGCGCGGCGCCCTCCGCCCTGAGCGCTTCATTCGACGGAACGAACCATCTCGTCGCATGGCAGTCGAACGACAAGTCGCACGTGCGCGTGATGCGCGTCAGCGCGCAGGGCGCGCCGGTGGACGCGGCACCGCTCGAGCTCGCAACACCGGGCAAGTATGGCGGCCTCTCGACGATGTTTGACGGGACGAACCACGTGGTCGTCTGGGTCGACAGCGCCGCGCAAAAGCTCTTCGGGGTGCGCGTGAGCCCGGCGGGCGCGTTGCTGGACGCAATGCCGGTCGAGCTCGCGAGCCAGCCTGGATGCGCCTATCTCGCTGTGGCGGAGCGGGGCGCGGTGATGGACGGCGGCCGGATCGTGGTCGGCTATCGCGCTTGCGGCTCGACCATGACCGATGAGAAGGCCCTGGTGCTGAACGGCGATCTCTCGGTGATCACGAGCATCCCCGTCACCAACGACGATCGGCCGAAGAGCGTGCCGTCGCTCGCGTCGACGAACGGCGGCAAGGTCCTGGTCACGTACGCGAGTTTCCACCTCGAAGCGCCGCTCGGCACGGCGCGCATTCAGGGGCGATTCATCGATTTCACGTCCTGCACGATGGACGCGGAATGCAACGGCGGTCAGTGCGTGAGCGGGCTCTGCGTGAACGAGGTGCCCGGGGGCACGGGCAGCGGCGGCGCAGGCGGGACCGGGGGAATGGGCGGCGCCGGGGGAATGTCGGGCACGGGCGGCGCGGGTGGCAGCGGCGGCGCGGGCGGCGCGGCCGGCTCCGGAGGCTCCGGCGGAATCCCTGGCTCCGGTGGTATGGATGCCACGACGGGCACCGGAGGCGAAGCGCCCCCCGGGGACGCAGGGGGCGACGATTGCAACTGCCGTGCGGCAGGCAATGGCTCGACGTCAGTCGCTTCGCTGGCCGGGGCGCTCGTCGCGCTGCTCGGCGCCGTGGGGCGCCGTCGCGCGCGCGCTCGATCCTTCCTGCGCTGAGCCGGAGGCGGAAGCCCCACCGCCATTCGCGCGGTGGGGCTCCTCGGGCCTGCGACCTCCCCCGATCGCCATCGCCACCCGAAAAGCCTCCCGCGCCGGGCACCCGATCCAGCTCGCGAGCCTCCCCGCCGCCGGCGCCTCGTCCTCCGCCCCGAGCGCCGCGTACACCCTCTCCACCACGTCCGACCGCACCGCGCGCGATCCGAACACCGGATAGCCGATTGTCATGTAAAACCGCGGATCCACGCCCCGCTCCACCGGCACGGACACGTCCGACGGACGCGGGCAGCGCGGCAGCTTCCCCGGGCCCGCGAACGCGGCCACGAGCGCCGCTCGCCGCTCGAGCGCCCCGCCGCGCAGCAAGGCCGGCACGTACACCACGCGCTCGCCCACCGTCACGCCCATCGCCGCCAGTTTGTCGCGGTCCTCTGGCGAAAGCTCGCCAATCTGCTCGGCCGCGCCCTCGGCGAGCGTCGTGCCGAGCCCCTGCTCGAGCTGATAGAGGATCCCGCGCGCCGCGCCCCCGAGCTGTCGCGCGGGCCCGCCTCGCAGCGGCGCGAGCAGCTCCTCCACGAAATCGCGCGCGAAGGCCACGAGCCGCCGCAAGATGCGCGCGCGCGCTCCCGCCCCGTGCTCGTCGAGCCCCACGAGCTTCACGTCCGGCAGGAGCAGGTTCGGCCCGCGCACGAGCTGCCCGAGCGTCTTGCCGTCGTCCTCGAACGTGATCCGCCCGCCCGCGTCGATCGAGAATTGCCCGTGCCCGGCCGAGACCACCGCCTCGACCCAGCGCGCCTCGTCGATCTCGTCCGCGTGCTCGCTATCGGCCGCGAGCTTGAGCGCGAGCAGCCGCCCGAACGGGTGCGACGGATCCACCTTCGGCTTCTTCGCGCTCGCCCCGCGCCCGCCGGTCTTCTTGCCGCGCCCGGCCTTCTCGACGAACCTCTGCACGAGCCGCTCGTGCAATGCGTCGCTCAGCCGGTCCTCGATCGCGCTCGTACGCTCCTGCCAAACCGATTCGTCCTTCACCCAGCCCGATCGGTGCGACACGTACGTCCACGTCCGGATGGCCGCGATCCGCGCGATCAGCGTGTCGATGTCGCCCCCCGGATCGTCGAGCTCGGAGACGCGCGCGTTCATCCAGCCCTCGTCGATGATCCCGCGCGGGCCGGCGAGCTGCGTGAAGATCTCCCCGAGCAGCGCGACATGCGACTCGAAGAGCAGCTTGCGATAATCGGGGATCCGGCACACCGCCCAGAGCAGCTCCACCGCCTCGGGGCTCCGCGCGCGCGCCCGGATCGCCGGATCCTTCGCGAGGCGCAAGAGCGCGGCCGCGTCCTCGGCGTCGTCCTGGAGCTTCAACATGCGCCGCCGCGGCGCCTGCCTCAGCGACCCGAGCAGCGCGTCGAGCGAGCTCATGTCGAGGTTCGAGCTGCGCCAGACGAGCTTGCGAACCGCGGAAAACTTGTGCTCCTGCACCGAATTCGCGAGCCCTTGCGGCAGCGCGAGCGGGGCGAGCGTGCC includes:
- a CDS encoding right-handed parallel beta-helix repeat-containing protein, whose amino-acid sequence is MTIARSLFIVGGLGLALSACSVDEPFDPSCTSVGYPTGPEDAKGIVHVSATSGSATGDGSEQRPFASIQQGIDAAPAGGAVLVMPGTYKENLRIDKPVQVLGTEASCPSSTANIILQSTEPRAIEIKGANGVVLRGLHIEKPLGAGIVVSGGEARVESSIIEGAVANGEEGFGLLATDDASIILQNNAISGSALGGVVVRGAKGIILQSEILDGKGQGGIVLERASGPVTIEKTLVARNQQAGIAVLSSKAIILQSEVMDTIGTGGSSRAEGIVVAELVEGGVSMGTADAQIEGNTISGNDRTGVVFAGNTRGIILQNNLVGNGDNTAFGAGIWLQGGAGADSGGIRIEGNTLGENHFVGIGVTSGSRAIILQKNNISGTLGDTWMNEAGIAVSLGDGIGVFKDARVEITGNDIERNARAGIVLDAASAESVVRENMLTENGIILQNMPDIDLSTNHVDEVEGPVIMDHPLMAVATPQGDMAF
- a CDS encoding right-handed parallel beta-helix repeat-containing protein; translated protein: MTNARWLTGVALLGFLAACGDDGSTNDGSGGENPFAECTNVAYPSAPEGLSEVVYVSACGSVSGDGSRERPFSRIQEAIDRVLEGGAVLVAAGEYAENLEIHKPVAVLGIEASTPAEQAGIILQAPAPNAILVNGAIGVVLRGFHVKSPVGAGLRVDAGAEATLEGSWIEGAMADAGKEGHGVVATNDASIILQRGDISGAAGVGVLIDGAKGRITDTTVRESKGAAGIRIERATGEVRVEASHVRENASAGIAVLSSRAIILQSEVMNTIGDGTGSSADGIFVAELEEDGASLGPAEATIEANTIEGNDRTGILFSGNTKGIILQNHIRQNADHATLGAGVWLQAGAGNEQPIELKENTISGNRFLGVGVSGSKAIILQSNAISDTALGDWTDSSVTVPIGEGVGVLKGGFVRIEGNTISSSAQRGILLDEPDASSVIKGNTFAANGDKAIILQSTTNVEFTDNDFSQNPAGGFQYVSIFNKSLDVPKEDLSLSN
- a CDS encoding helicase-related protein; this translates as MQGSPVIAALGPTNTGKTHRAIERMLEHDSGMIGLPLRLLAREVYDKVTARIGESRVALVTGEEKRVPRKPDYWICTVEAMPMDREVDFLAVDEIQLAAHDQRGHVFTERLLEARGLRETWFMGASTMRPLVSELVPTAKILEYPRLSKLAFAGAEKLARLPSRSAVVAFSMAEVYEVAERLRALRGGAAVVLGALSPRTRNAQVAMFQSGEVDLIVATDAIGMGLNLDVRHVAFAALRKFDGREVRELEPAELGQIAGRAGRYTVDGTFGTLAPLALPQGLANSVQEHKFSAVRKLVWRSSNLDMSSLDALLGSLRQAPRRRMLKLQDDAEDAAALLRLAKDPAIRARARSPEAVELLWAVCRIPDYRKLLFESHVALLGEIFTQLAGPRGIIDEGWMNARVSELDDPGGDIDTLIARIAAIRTWTYVSHRSGWVKDESVWQERTSAIEDRLSDALHERLVQRFVEKAGRGKKTGGRGASAKKPKVDPSHPFGRLLALKLAADSEHADEIDEARWVEAVVSAGHGQFSIDAGGRITFEDDGKTLGQLVRGPNLLLPDVKLVGLDEHGAGARARILRRLVAFARDFVEELLAPLRGGPARQLGGAARGILYQLEQGLGTTLAEGAAEQIGELSPEDRDKLAAMGVTVGERVVYVPALLRGGALERRAALVAAFAGPGKLPRCPRPSDVSVPVERGVDPRFYMTIGYPVFGSRAVRSDVVERVYAALGAEDEAPAAGRLASWIGCPAREAFRVAMAIGGGRRPEEPHRANGGGASASGSAQEGSSARATAPHGAEQRDERPGQRSD